The genomic segment ccacgcccacacaaccggtagtaaaaaaaattgaatcccaccattgtccaTCACCGCAGCTAAAGTGGATTATTGTAAACTAGATACACTTCCTTCAGATAGAGAAGGGCAGGAGAAAGAGCCACTATCTTATTAATGGTTCCTgggccaaaaataataataacttgaGAAAAATGACTCATACAAGGCCTTCCTTAGCTCACACCATGATAAAGTGAGGGAGGAGGAAGTACATTCATACTTGGAAGATTCTATAACAGTATTAAagctgttaaaataaaaatagtccaGTCACATATGGCATTGGTTTCTTAGTTTACGTTACCTCTGGGGGCTAACAGATTCAAAAAAGATACCAAAGCTATTTGTTTTTTCCTCATCTATCACAGAACAGAACAAGATTTTCTAAAActcagttcaattttttttttgaaaagaaaagaaaagtcagtTCCCAGAAGAACCTTGTAACTTAAATGTGTCCTGGTGTAAGGCCTATTTGCGTGTTCAAAATGTGAAGAAATGCAAAACAGTGGTACAAAAAGCAATGGGAAATAAATCAATAGTCTGACAATGAAGCTTGACTAAAGAATGATTGAAAAATGAAAGTGGTTCTTGATTCAGTGCTGAAGGAACACATTTAGGCACACGAACAATGAACAATATGACAATGTGCAACCTTGAGAAGAAGCGAAGAtgagaaatgtaataaaaattttCCACAGGCGGAAAAAAAAGAACGGAGCTATTGCAGAGCACGGCTTGATGTAAAATGTATAGTTAGGCTGTTGCAAGGGAGAGGAATCATAGTTCCCAGTGCTGCCAATTACTTGCCAGGTATGATTTAAGATGTTGGTCTTGGCTTTGAATTGCTTCCCCTTACTCtattctctcccctcccaccaCTACATTGCTGCAGGATTCAGAAGAAACAACCATAGAAAATCAAAGCAGAGTTTACCTTGTTTTGCACCAATCTCTGTCATTATTATCTTAGAAGATTTCTTCTACCACATTTCTTCTATTTAATGAGTTCTTGACAGTTGGCAGCCAACTAAGACGCTTTTTTAGTGTGATTTCAGGGACTTTTTAAGGAGAAAGCAATTGCCCTGGGCACCACCACATGGTGGAGGCTCCCTCTAAAAGATAATTTAATATTTGAAATCATCCAAGGCTTTAATATTTTTCATGCAAGTTAGCAAAAGCTATCTTGTCAATTTTACAACGGTCTCTTATTATGCTATGGATTTTAATGTACTAAATATACACAAAtggaggaaaatgaaaatgagagccgaggtggtgcagtggttagagtgctgtactgcagccacttcagctgactgttatctgcagttcggcggttcaaatctcactgactcagggttgactcagctttccatccttctgaggaaggtaaaatgaggacccagactgtgggggcgatatgctgactctgtaaaccacttagagagggctgaaagccctatgaagcagtatataagtctaactgctattgctattgctataaaagcatTACATTGATGTAGAATATAGTAAGAATATATAGTGAAGGGTTCTTTAGACAAACATTTCTCTTAAAACAGCCATATTGGTGGTTTAAAGTGGTACCAACACTATTTCTTGCTCTCAGTCTGCAAGTTTCAACACAAAACTTCTGGAAAATACCACTTTCACTAAGGCTGCTTTAGCAcaccataaaaacacaatatatgaaagcacaatataagattGTAAGCATATCACCAGTTTGGTGCTGGGTTAtgacatcagactagaaaccaggagaccatgagttctaatttTCATaaacaagggaagaaaaaaaaagaaccttaaaGGTTTGCACACACACAGAAACCAGAGGCTTTTAATATTTGGCAatgttaagatggatggactggGAGTTGTTGAACTCTACCCATCTGAAGTTGAAAAATACTTAGATGAAGGGTTACCTCTAAAACCCCTCATTGCTGCCCCTATAATCCTGCCTGACTATAACTTAAAAATAAGTGGAAATATGTCTTGCAATTTCCAGGCAGGAAGCTTACAAAAAGCATTTCTGAAGCCCTAAAATAGGCTTTAGCTGAATAGATATGGAAAAATGCTCAAGCTAAAAAAATTAACAACCCTCAGAAAATAGCAATTGCGTCAACATGCGGGATTCTCCTTATTTAGCTGCCTGTTTTGACTTCCCCTTAATGCCCCCAAAACCATTAGAAAATTTCCCATTCTTGACTAGATAACCTTTCCAGAGTGGATGGTCTTGAATGGCAGGCACTAATATTTCACTTTTCAGCTGCATAATGTTAAATACTACATTAGGATTATCTTGGAGATGCTGCTACATACTTGGAACAATATCCTCCTGTGACCTGGAAAAGATTCTGTACAGAGGAACTATATATTAACTATAGTCATTGTGTGAGGATAGGTTTCTTTGCTTCTCAGAGTTGACTTTCTATAATGAATAGAATTAAAGCaggtcatttatttaaaaaaagaccaaaatGCATAGACCAATTAACCAGATATTATGgatggtggatggatagatggatagacgggTTATGTTCTTCATAGATGGCCCATGCCTATCTGTGACTTTCCTGGCaaagaactgtggagtccttagtgctcttTGCACTTGATGGGATctcagagagcacgaaggacCCCACACTTCAgccccaagctacaaatattctattgGTGGTAAATAACTTATTGTTtcctgttagaatattcatgactgggagagacatggtaacgaAGTCAGCcagtgaataggcatagcaaccaagtcagccaatgggagcttaaacagatctgagtccatgctgagaactgaaactgaaactagtcttGTCTGTATTAAACTCTGTGTTGGAAATGAAATTGTCTGCTCTGAACTATgagatgaaactgttctctcctgcttgtgttctgcttgtaacttctaccatgttgaaagaatctattattggtattgtatatttattcatctgttattatgtatttaaagaagttaatgaatccagttgAATCAGTTCTCTGTGTGTGCtttttggatttgatttttcGGCAACAAATTCTGATATATCTTTCTTCTTTTGCAGATATTGGAATGAATTTCATAATTGTGCAATGGCTACTCTTTGGGTGTGCCAGAAGGAGGAGATGGTGACTGTCTGGGAAAAGTTGAAAAAGGAATCTAGAAAAATCAAATTTGAAGGCAATCTTTTTGACCTCTGCATCTCCAGTAACTACCAAAATTTACCCTCATCCCAGATCCCAACTCTTTTTCTATTAGGCATCACTCTGATGCTCATTTGGCTCAATTTATGAAGGCAACAGCTCTGTGATTTTGTACAAATTAACATatgctttttccccccttaatattttgaaaatattgtttgtggcattctttttctttttttctttcagtgaaTTTTTGATTGTGATAACAAAATTTCctaatatttaatttttccaGTGAGACCAGTTGTAAATATGGCAAGTGTTCCAATTGAATTTTGACAATCACAAGTTGTGCATGCCTTAAGAATCTCAAACTTAAATTACTAAAATACAGCTTGCATAGGAAACTGTGGCACGAGTGGAATGGTGCCACTAGATTTTATATCTTGACCTGCTAATTAGGGTTTGCTTTGGTAAGCCTTTCATGCCAACTGTTGTACTGATTTCTACACTTAATGAACTTTTTTGCAACCATCTTTCTGTATGTAGATGTAACTTCTGTAATTAATAGATTTGCAGTTTTAAGAAAGAAAATTTGGGGGAACTGAAGAGGGTAGCATGAGGTTCTAAAATAACTGGATTCTCTCAGCAGAACATGATGGTTTTATTATCTATCTGAAATGAGCTCCCCAAAATGTCCCGAGGAAGATTACAGATTGATGATTGATTTGTCATAGAGGTATTTGAAGGAATGAGATTGCAAGAGATTTACATAAAGAAGATTGACCAACCCTGAGGTAGCTTAAGGAACAACATCTGAACCCATCTACATATGTTTGCAAGGAATAATGCTGTGATACCCTTTTCCCTCCATTCCTGACAAAATAGTTTTTCTTCCCCCTGATTTTCCCATGAATGTTGCAAGATACAATATGTATTacagtaaatatttttgaaatggaaagaaatattCAGTGAGAAGTAAACATCCTTGCAATTTTCTAAGGAAAATGTCTGTATTGCAGGTTGGGTGGATGTTCAGAGGGTCACTTGAATGAAGTATGAACATTGCTGTAAAACAGCAATGGAGAAATGGAACTGACTATTCATTGCTTCTCTGGATATTCCTTAGAACTGCTGCCTATTCTGGTTAAGGCTCATGGGAATTGCAGTTCAATTTTTGAAGTTCCCTACattccttaaaggtaaaggttctcctctcacatatgtgctagtcattcctgactctagggggtggtgctcatctctgtttcaaagccgaagagccagcgctgtctgaagatgtctccatggtcatgtggctggcatgattaaatgctgaaggcgcatggaacactgttaacttcccaccaaagtggttcctatttttctacttgcatatttacatgctttcaaactgctaggttggcagaagctgggacaagtaatgggagctcactccgttacacggcactagggatttgaatcgccgacctttctgattgacaagctcagcgtcttagccttgAGCCACCATATCCCATGTACATTCCTTACCCCTCCCTAAAGTCCATATGAATTCTTGTATGACGCCACTCTGTACACGAAGTAGGATATGCCATGTGTTGCAGCCATTTTCAATGTATTTTCATAATCTCTCTCATTTTCCAATTCTACCTCTCTAATTTGTACTGAATACAAAGCTACTTTAGATTGTCACAATTAGTGTTGTGAGATGCAAGAGGTGTCAGAGTCTATGTGGTACAAAGACCTTGCCACCATGTTGCAGGAGGGATATGTTTTGCAGAAGCCCACAATGGATTCCTGGCCCAAATCCCTTAAGGTGTTCTGTATTCTGCAACATTTGAAAGTACTCTTCCAACAGCAAATCCTAAATGCACAGCTTGTTATGTAATCCAGTCAAATGCAGCAGCTATATTCTCATCACTCACACCCCTGCCTTTGAATCTTGAATCCAGTACATTTGCAGCAGCAAGTATTGGGGTACACAAGCAAACCAAACTGCAGCCTTTCCCCTGCAGTGCTCCCTAGTTGCACAAATGCGTATTTCTCTTGTTTAAGGACTGCATTGAGAAGTACAATGTTACTTGAATTGTATTTCAGGATTTGCTTGAGCTGAGAGAACTTGCAATATTTTAAGACTTTGCAAAAAGTTTCAGAAATCTTTCGTTAAGGTCTTCATGTTATATAGTTTGAATACCATGTCATAGATATATTATTTATCATTGGAAAAATTTcaatttttctgaaaaaaaaaaaccccaggaaaacactgttcccccccccccctccaatttttctggtttttttcccaaGCCTTCCCATCTCTAGATCTAACTTGATTTTCTAGTATTTGACATTCCTGTAAATAGGTGAAATCTTCTAAGGTATATTAACATCCACACAGAATAGAATGTCAGTATActctttctatttttgtttgaTCTTTGAATCATTACAGGCAGTCTTCGATTTATGACTAATTACTTAATGACTCTTCAAAGTTAAAGTCATTCAGAAAGGGTATCATCTATATTAAACCCctccccccatggtcacatgaccatattcTGGGTGCTGGGTAATCAGCTTGCATTTGTGACCAGCTGTAATATCTGTCATGTGACCGCAATTTGCgtcatttccagcaaaaaaaaaataaccccacCCATTcaggatttgtttaacaactgattcAGACTTATGAACACATGATCCACTTAACGACCACTGTAAAAAACACTTAACTTGGGTCCTGTCATGTGGATGCCTCAATTTATAACTACAATGATTTACAACCACACTCCAGTCCCAATTATAATTGTGTGTTGCGAACAACTTTTGCGATCTGTACATTAGCGTCCCTTACTATAGTAATTTAAGGATGGAATTTCCTGCCGAGTTCAGGAACTTTCCACATCAATCTTTAACAACCTCTTTGACTTCATTCTATTGTTCCTCTGGTTGCCTGTCAACGAGGGCCAGGAATTTGGAGAGTATCTTGATATTGTTCTTGAAAATGATGGATATATGCTCCGGATTACATGGAAATTGACTTACATCTTATACACGAGCAGTTTTGTGATCTTCAATCAGTCTCTGACTTCAGTTTTTCTTATAATTAAAACTTCTATCTCTAATAATATAATTCATTTGATTTCTGCTTAGTCCATCAGGTGATGTCCACACACATGGGCATGCTTTTGGTGATCTGAAGAATTGTGTCAGCAATCAAGAAATAATTTGATTAACAGAAACTAATTATTGTCATCATTAGCAGAAAGTCACTATTTTGACTTAAATTTCTAGGTTTCCTTGGACTTATGATTCATTtcaatttctttattatttttaactctGGCATTCTAATCTCCCCCCAAAAAGCATGTTTTGCTTGTGAGGTCTGTCAATTTATGGAAAGATAATTGGAGGTCAAATAAGTTGCAAACAAACCCATTTCTTTTTAACAACTTCTTCACTTTGCCTTATTTAAACACATCCCTGAATTCCAAACACAGCTTTCAATCATAAATAAATGTGCATCCTAGATTTTCCTCAAAGCATATCATTAATATCACATTAAGGATAGACAAGTGAACATCTGCTAAATAGATCTCAAATAATGAGGATGGAAAAAGTCTCGGCACTTAGATTGTCACTGTCTGCCTAATTAGATTCTAGTCTTTAGTCAATGTTAGTCTACAGAGATTCATTGAAATGGCTACAAATCTCCTTTGCTGCGTTAGGTATGCTATTATGATACTCCCAAAGGAAAACGAATGCCTTGAGCGCACATGTGCTCATACACATAAGTACTGCGGACAGATTGCATAATACCATAGCTGACAACAGGAATTGCAGTGGCTTGCACTGGTGTCTTAAAAGAAAGCAGCGCCATCTTCTGAAGAAGAGATGTTAATGCAGCTATAATTCAATGAGCATACCGTACAGTACAATTTGTTAACATTAGGTGAAGGCAGTGTGACTCACCTATATTTCCCAGCAACAGCAATGGTGCAAGGATATTCCTTCTGCCCAAATCTATATTTAAGTAGCGTATGTGGATCAGAACATGCTATTTTGGCAAAACTTTGGGGTTTCTTTATATGTTATCAGTGGATCCTACCTGAGCGCTTTGAGAGATGgtttataacaggggtgtcaaactcgcggtgtcacagtggcgtcatgtgacgtattggaatccccccccctttgcttaaCCGgtcatgggtgtggccagtgcgtgacacatctgAACCCTGGTTTATAAAATTCATTTTCCAAAATTATTCACATTAATCATTACAAGCATTAGCTTCCCAACTGTAACCGATACAAATTATTAGCATTCCCAAATATTTATGTACAAAGGGAAAACTCTGGGATATATCCAAAAaaagtaatattatttttttaaaaaataaaataaaaagtacagCTACCCTAGGGTGCATTATAGATGAACCTTCCCTTCATAGCCTTTCTTTTCACAGGAAGTTAATATTAATTCTGGAGGACAGAGTTTACTCAGGTTCCAATCTAAGAAGACAATTACAATTATATGCAAAACAAGTTTATCTtgacagtagtagtagtagttacaaAAAGAATTAACCATCCTGTTTTTTGTGCCCTGCACAACCTCTTGCAAGTTTCCTTGGTTATGAACAGTGAATCTTCCAAGGTAAAACATTCATTGCAGTAAACAAGAGGACTCATTTGAAACATCTTCCGTATCAGAGTATGTGACCTGGGGTAGTTACCTCTCTATGCCAGATTGTGAACAAGAGTGTTTAATCTTTGTTCGTCTTTTTGAAGCCAGTAGTTTAAAAGTGTCTAGGCCCTGGTTTTCTAAATTGTATTACCGACTGATGACTTTCTCATTTCTACTGTCATATTAGGTAATACAATCCAGCCTGATCAATACATTATAAAACTTCAATGGAAAgtctttattaaataaaatagtattttttttccagtccaaTAAATACAGTCACATTACCCTTTGCTGTTAATAAGCTTTCTGGAATCTGAGCAGCCAAGTGAATAATAGTACTGTGCCTTTCTGCATTGTTTGATCTCCTTGATCCTTTAATTCAAAAAGTGGAAGTAAAATGAGAATCAGATATACGACGGATAAAAGGGAACAAAGTGTCTATTGTGCAATTGTTGGGAGTTCTCTAGTCAACTGACGTTCACACTATAGAGAAGGGAAACTGTGATCATCACACTCACTGCTTGCTTCTCAAAATCAGTCCACTTCCAATGTCTCTTATGCATTTTATCCAACACTCGAGTCTGATCACTTTGGCAAATTGGGCACATCTGCATAGTAATACAAATGAGTTATGTAAAAACTATATTCATCTTGGCCTATCAAAATATTGCAAATGTCAGTCTCCCAGCTAATACATTTAAGGCCCTCTGGATTTCTTCAGTTGCATTTCCACGTGTCACAAACTAGCACCAAGATGCTGATACTGATGGAGAAACACAGTGCCTCTGACGGCCTATACACTGGATTTGGGGGCTGAATTTAATGGGATTTCTTTCAGTTCTGTCCTCATACAGAGATATTCCCCAATCACAGCCATGAGCGCTGTGCACACAGTATGTACAAGCCACCAGGTCAAAGCTGTTGGAAAGGATCCGTTGTAAATCCAGCAGCCCAACAGATGAAAAAAATGAACGGTGGCGGTGAAATCCAAGCACTGCTTTCCTCGTCGAATGAAATACAATAAACCGACGGCActgtagaagaaaagaaaagaattgtgtCAAACCTTAAGACACACCATCTTCAACattctttactttattgtcattgtatgtatatacacagtttacacatactatgaaatccacataacacccagagaccaggcccaacacacataacaatccccaaacacacacacacacacacacacacaccaaaaaaattccctgcccctaaaccacccaaacatccacacaacagaccaagtagtgctatCCAATAgttcactgatggtggccctttagttcattatTGAGTGCAATTacagctctgggataaaagctgtgCAAAAGATGTGTGgccctagttttaattgttctgtatcttctgccaaaaggcaacagtctaaaaagattgtatgcaggatgggaagagtctctgagaatgttatgcaacttcctcaaacagcgagatgcaaagatgtcatccagggctggtagctggagcccggtGATATTCTAGGCagttttaattattctatttctatttcccatATAAGCTATGCAAGATATATCTCATGGATTTTCATTTAAATCTTTATCTAAGCTACGTGAGAAAGCGAAGAAATTAAAGGATACTTTAGACTCCAAAGACAAacattttatattcttttctatttcagcAACTTTAGGCCCCTTAAAAAATTGGTAGCTGAAAATAAAGTGAAATTTTAATATAAACATTTCTTTACTTTTCTGTTTTATAcatatgcctttttttaaaaccacattcTCCAAAGTCTAGAAGGGcaattatatacaggtagtccttgacttacaaccacaaccgagtccaaaattcccattgctaagcaaggcagttgttaactgagttacCCCCTATTTTACGACcctttggccacagttgttaagcgaatcactgcagctattgaatgaatcatgtggtcactaaataaatctggcttcacCCTCTTAATTTTGTCCGAAGGCggttgggaaggttacaaattttgatcacatgacaatggaataatgcaactgtcataagtacatgccagttgccaagggcctgaattttgatcacaccatGGGGTTGTTGCAATGGttcctgtgaaaaatggtcctacgtcacttttttcactatCATTGGAACTTcgaatggtgactaaatgaatggTGGTGAGTCATGGAAAATTTGGGTAAGTAAAACTATGTGTTTTTCCTTTCTAAAACTGTAACTTTTAAGCACATTTTTCTTGGATATTCTCCCTTTTGAAATTCTTCATTTCACCTTAAGCAagtccaatttcatttttttttgtattagatATCACCATTATTTGGCTTATAATTTATCAACTTCGGCTTCCTCTTTCTGCATGGCCCTGCTTCTATACTTTTTCTCTAGACTCCTCTTCATGATCTCTCCATAGGATTTGAGCAGTTCAACTAACCTGatttcattaatttcattttaaaattgtattgttaatattaattgggtttgtttttggatactttatttaatttcctttttaacttttgtaatatgtgtttttttttaatgttgtacgccaccctttGGGAGAAGAGTGgcgtataaatccaataaacaaacaaacaaacgttcTGTGTTATCAATTCAGTGTCCTCTCTTAAGAATTACACAGGTAGACTTTCTCCTGGACATTGTGTTCCCAGCGTGGTCtatacccattgcttctttaGCTCAATCTGTCCACCTGGCAGTCAGATATTTTGGGCTACGCAGCTAATCCTGTCAAATGCCTAATCCCAACCTTCTTTAGTTTGGCCTTCAATTTTCAGCATTGATAATCTGAATGCTTCTGTTTTTATCAAGAGGCAACTCACAACTCTAAAAGATGTTTGGTTTGAGGATGTCAGAAATACATAACCTGACTTACCAGGTGAGTGCATTTAGGATAAATGCCATTGTGGAAAGTCTCCCAGGAGAGGTGGCAAATCCCAAAAACTGTACAGGTACAAAGAAACATAGTCATTGCAATAAACTGTAAACCAGCTAAGATCTATTGGCTTCAATGATACATCTTGTTACATCAGTTCTaccgtttctctgaaaataatatCTCTCTAGATAATAAACTCAATTGGGCTTttaagcacatgcactaaaataagccctccccgaaaatattgcaacacagcagcagccatgaggtgaccacgctcgctgcctcctgcacctcaaaaataacaagacctccctgaaaataaggccaagtgcttatttcaagagtcaaaagaaaataagaccctgtcttattctttgggaaaacatggtatagtTCAAGAGGCACTATCTGGACAAGTAATCAAACTCATTTTAATAATGATATAATAAAGGCAATAATTTGAAACAGTGCACATTAACTTTTGACAACGCTGATGATTTCATTTATAATATATGCCAAAAAAGTAgattaaatttaaatgtaaattatatGAGAAGTAATCCATTATACGTTAGCTTTCAGTATTCCTCCTAAAAATCTTCTCCAAGGTTTTTCTTTCCCTACTGCCTACTTTGATTTGTCAGAATTTCTTTTTGACATACTGAAAATGCAATTACCTACCTCATAACTGAAAATCTGGTCCAGTGAAGGGTTGCTCTGTACCAGACTGTCTACTAGAGCCAACCAAAGCCCCAGACTGCTGTAATAAATTGCTTGCATGAGCAGGATCTGGGAAATGATAAGTGCAGGATCCCAAACGTAACTGCGGAACTGGGGAGCCATTCCTGAAGCAACAGCCCATAGGCTgcatagaaatatataaatagcCCACGGATGTCTTAAAACATAAAATCTCTTGTGTCACTGTCTAGAGAATGCAGGGTGATTCCATCAGCacctgaaagaaagaagaaataatttgTGTCATTCCGATTAAATCCTACAAAAAGAAGGCATTCTAATGCACATCTTCTCCAAAACCTATAACTGTATTGAATCTTTTCCCAATTAAAATACTACCAGTTTATTTACAGCTTCCTAAAGCAAGGCCACTGACCCAAGCCTGGCATAGGAAAGTTATTAATTTACAATAAATGAAATGTCTCAGATCTGGTTAAAGGGgataaatagaatggaaatagTACACACTCTGATTCTTACAGAGGAAGGACTGCAgaattatatttgtatatattattCCATCCAACACCAAGATTTGGAATGAAATATATGGCTCCTTCATCACTAATATCACTTAATAGTCTCATTCCTCTATAGAAATTTATAAAATCTATGAAACATTTATCCTAAAAACATCATAATTTAAGGCTTAATTTGCAAACCAGTACAATGTAAGtgggtttatttccatttctgcaCTGACTTCATTGCATCCTTCTGCTATCGTGTCTatttaattttctaaaataaCAACTCCATATTCATTCAAAAATAAGTTCAGATACACTTAATGAGACTTGTAGATATGTGCATTAaattgcaagcatttttttctatCTTCTCAAAAGTACATCCTTTGTGAAGTATTTTACTGATTTAGCCATCTCATTCTCCCAACTATTGTAGGAAATTTcctatcatttatcatttttatcattttttatcattttattaagatttataggccgcccttttccctgaggggactcagggcggcttacaatcacagggaagggggtgcagtatcaaaagacaaaacaaaatgtgaacaaaagaaaaataataaaacacaactttcattcaacagtcaacactcgggcgggaaTTGGGAACcgatccccaggcctgttgggagagccaggtcttgagggctgcgcggaaggtctggatggtggtgagggtacggatctcgacggggagatcgttccacagggtcggagttgcaacagaaaaggctctcctccgtgtagtcgccagtcgacattgactggcggatggaattcggaggaggcccagtctgtgcgatctaatcggtcggagggaggtaatcggcagaaggcggtctctcaagtacccagatccactaccatggagtgctttaaaggtggtcattagtaccctgaagcgcacccggagaccgacaggtagccagtgcagctcgcggaggatgggtgtaacgtgggcgaaccgcggtgcgcccactatcactcgcgcggctgcattctggactaactgcagtcgccgg from the Thamnophis elegans isolate rThaEle1 chromosome 5, rThaEle1.pri, whole genome shotgun sequence genome contains:
- the LOC116508947 gene encoding neuritin-like — protein: MARRPSTMLLLITLGYLLKLLTAETECENIYQDFSGCILKLGENMARYEEEAAEEDKVNQTLLQGLQVVCGYWNEFHNCAMATLWVCQKEEMVTVWEKLKKESRKIKFEGNLFDLCISSNYQNLPSSQIPTLFLLGITLMLIWLNL
- the SYS1 gene encoding protein SYS1 homolog translates to MAPQFRSYVWDPALIISQILLMQAIYYSSLGLWLALVDSLVQSNPSLDQIFSYEFLGFATSPGRLSTMAFILNALTCAVGLLYFIRRGKQCLDFTATVHFFHLLGCWIYNGSFPTALTWWLVHTVCTALMAVIGEYLCMRTELKEIPLNSAPKSSV